In one window of Henckelia pumila isolate YLH828 chromosome 1, ASM3356847v2, whole genome shotgun sequence DNA:
- the LOC140875373 gene encoding leucine--tRNA ligase, chloroplastic/mitochondrial-like, with translation MQGFNVFHPMGWDAFGLPTEQYAIETGTHHPKLTTLKNIDRFRSHLKLSGFSYDWDREISTTKPEYYKWTQWIFLKPLKRGLAYEALTKSCLCFILHLPQVL, from the exons ATGCAGGGTTTCAATGTGTTTCATCCAATGGGTTGGGATGCATTCGGTTTACCCACTGAGCAATATGCCATTGAG ACAGGGACGCACCACCCAAAACTCACGACACTGAAAAATATTGACCGATTCCGCTCCCAT CTCAAATTGTCAGGCTTCTCATATGACTGGGATCGGGAAATTTCCACCACAAAGCCTGAATATTATAAATGGACACAGTGGATATTTTTGAAGCCTTTGAAGAGAGGATTGGCATATGAG GCGCTCACAAAATCATGTCTATGCTTCATCCTGCATTTGCCTCAAGTTTTATGA
- the LOC140875940 gene encoding MLP-like protein 423 — MASKFAGEVELKSSSQKIWERINDYTNFFPKIFPQVFESVVALDGDGNSAGSVRVIKYGPEVPLTTITEKIELVDHEKKTMSYSVIDGDILKLYKSFKATMAVKSKGDGNGTLVIYSGEYEKLNEKVPDPDNITGFILNALRGLDAYLLQA; from the exons ATGGCTTCCAAATTTGCAGGAGAAGTTGAATTAAAATCTAGTTCACAAAAGATTTGGGAGCGCATAAATGATTACACCAATTTCTTCCCTAAAATCTTCCCTCAAGTGTTCGAAAGTGTTGTCGCACTCGACGGAGATGGGAACTCTGCCGGCTCTGTTCGTGTAATCAAGTATGGTCCAG AAGTGCCACTAACAACTATAACCGAGAAAATCGAGTTAGTCGATCATGAGAAGAAGACAATGAGTTACAGTGTTATTGATGGGGATATCTTGAAGCTGTACAAAAGCTTCAAAGCAACCATGGCTGTAAAGTCCAAGGGTGATGGAAATGGAACCCTAGTGATTTATTCGGGTGAGTACGAAAAACTAAACGAGAAAGTCCCCGATCCAGACAATATCACCGGTTTCATCCTCAACGCTCTTCGTGGTTTGGATGCTTATCTTCTCCAGGCATGA